The Pseudomonas sp. R4-35-07 nucleotide sequence CATTTTCCAGCCATCGATAATGTCGCCGACCAGATACACCTTGTCGGCGTGGTAGCCCTTGAGAAAGTGCGACAAGTGCTCAGCCTGGCAATCCCGAGTGCCCAGGTGCACATCGGAAATCCACAGGGTACGCACCCGTTGCTTGCGGCTGGGCTTGGCGAGTTCGGCACGGGTCATGGGGGTCCCTCGACGCTGTTTTCGCGAGCTTGCGCCCTGGCAGTGAATAGCCCATGACAGCTGTGCTTCAGTCTGATGACAACGCTTGGCCGCCCTTAAGCGATGTAGACTGGGGACTTGCCGCCCAGGAGAGCGCAATGAGCCCCAGTCTTACGCTTCGCCAGTACACCGATGCCCCCATCGCCCATAGCCATGACCATGCGCAATTAGTGTTCGGCCTGTCCGGGCGCCTGGATTTCGAAGTGGATGGCTGCGGCAACCAAGTGCAGGAAAGCAGCGTGATGATCCTGCCCTTTGCCGCTCACCACGCCTGCGGCAGCCGCGAGGGTAGCCGCTGCCTGGTGCTGGATGTGCCAACCGAGCATTGGCTGTTGCAAACATTGGGTGACCACGCCGATGCCAGTCGCCGCCTGCTCGACCGGCCGGCCCGACTGGCGCTGGATTCGCGACAGCACCAGTTAGTGCAATGGCTGGCTGGCAGCCCGATACATGATCCAGTGATCGCCCAGCAAGGCGCGTTGCTGCTGCTCGCCAGCCTCAATCATCCGCAAGCGATGCCACCACCGGGGCGGCGCCTGCCTTATGCCGCGTTCAACGCGCATATCGAACGCCACGCCGCTCACCCGCTGCATGTCGCGGACCTGGCACGGATTGCCTGCCTGTCGGTTGCGCGTTTGCACGCGCGCTTCATGGTCGAATGCGGGCAGACCCCCATGGATTACGTGCGCAACCAGCGCCTGCAAATGGCATTGACCCTACTGCGCGAGACGCCGCTGCCCGTTGGTGAGATCGCCGCACGCGTGGGGTACCGCTCGCAAAGTGCCTTCGCTGCAGCCATGTTGCGCGAGTTTGGCGCCTCGCCGGGCACAATGCGGCGAACGTCATAGGAAGAGTTTCGCGCTAAAAATCGCGAGCCGCACGACAGACGCCCTTTTCGCCAAACCTCTAGACTGATTGTCACTTCCATTGGTAGGCATCGCAATGACTCCCCGCTCAGCCCTCGGCGCCCTGCATATCGGCGCATTGATGTTTGGCCTCACCGGTGTATTCGGCAAACTGGCGGCCGCCTCACCGTCCATCATCGTATTCGGGCGGGCCGCATTTGCGGTGATTGCCCTGGCGGTCTTCGCGCGCTTTGCCAGCAATGCGCCCTGGAGAAACCTGCAGATGCGCGACTGGCGCCGCCTGCTGGTCAGCGGCGTGCTGCTTGCCGCGCACTGGGTGACATTCTTCATCGCGGTCAAGGTCGCCGGGGTGGCGGTGGCAACGTTGGGGTTTGCCGCCTTCCCGGCCTTCACGGTGATCCTTGAAGGGCTGATCTTCCGCGAGCGGATTCGCGCCAATGAAATGGTGCTGGTAGCGCTGGTCAGCATCGGCCTGGTTCTGGTGACCCCGGACTTCAACCTGGCCAGCGACGCCACGGGCGGCTTGCTCTGGGGCATCGCGTCGGGGCTGCTGTTCGCCTTGTTGTCATTGAACAACCGCGCCAGCTCCGGACGCATTCCGGCGGTACAGGCCGCGTTGTGCCAGAACGTGGTGGTCGCAGTCTGCCTGCTGCCCGTGGCGGCACCGGGGCTTGCGGACGTGCGTGCGCTGGACTGGCTGTGGATCGGCCTGCTGGGCGTGTTCTGTACCGGCCTGGCCCATAGCCTGTTTGTCGCCAGCCTCGCGGTGATCAAGGCGCGCACCGCGTCGGTGGTGTTTGCCATGGAACCGGTCTACGGCATCACCGTGGCCTGGCTACTGTTCGCCGAGACGCCCACCTTGCGCATGCTGCTGGGCGGCGCACTGATCATCGTCGCCATCGTGCTTTCCGGCCTGATGGGCAGCGCCAGCCAGGCCAAGCCGCCGGCTGCGGCCTGACGTCACGGCGTACGGTCGTTATGCCCAAGGTCGCGCTGCGGGTCGATCTGATCGCGCACGCGCTGCTTGAGCACCTTGGCCTCCGGGAAACCGCCATCGGCCTTGCGCTCCCAGATCTGTACGTTGTCGCAGGTGATGCGAAACGCGCCGCCGGTTGAGGGCGCCAGGGACACCTTGGCTAAATCCTCGGCAAACGTACTCAACAATTCCTGGGCCAGCCAGGCGGCACGCAACAGCCACTGACACTGGGTGCAATAGGTGATAACGATCTCGGGTTTGCTTGCGGACATAACGTGAAAGGCTCCTGCGTGACGGCGTCAGTGGATCGCATGGCTATAATACCGGCCTTTATCGCCCAGCCTCGAGATTCATGATGCGCCGCCTGTTGTCCTGCCTGTTCCTCTGCCTGCTCCCCCTTCTCGCCGACGCCGTTGAAAGCCCACGCCCGAAAATCGGCCTGGTGCTGTCGGGCGGCGCCGCCCGTGGCCTGGCCCATATCGGTGTGCTCAAGGCTTTGGAAGAACAGGGCATCCAGGTTGATGCGATTGCCGGCACCAGCATGGGCGCGGTGATTGGCGGGCTGTATGCCTCGGGCTACAAGATCGACGAGCTGGAAAAGCTCGCCCTGAATATCGACTGGCAGCAGGCATTGTCCGACGCACCGCCCAGGGAAGACGTGCCATTCAGGCGCAAGCAGGATGACCGCGATTTCCTGGTCAAACAGAAACTCAGCTTTCGCGACGACGGCAGCCTCGGCCTGCCGCTGGGCGTGATCCAGGGCCAGAACCTGGCATTGCTGCTGGAAAGCATGTTCGCCCACAGCAGCAACACGCGTAATTTCGACAAGCTGCCAATTCCGTTCCGGGCCGTGGCCACCGACATCACCACCGGCGAAAAAGTGGTGTTCAGCAAGGGCCACCTGCCCCAGGTGATACGCGCCAGCATGTCGATCCCGGCCGTGTTCGCCCCGGTAGAGCTGGACGGGCGCCTGCTGGTGGACGGCGGCATGACCGACAATATTCCCCTGGATGTGGCGCGGGAAATGGGCGTCGACATCGCCATCGTGGTGGACATCGGCACACCGCTGCGCTCACGCAAGCAATTGGCAACCGTGGTCGATGTGCTCAACCAGTCCATCACCTTGATGACGCGGCGCAATTCCGAGGAACAACTCAAGGCCTTGCACCCCAGGGACGTGTTGATCCAACCGTCCCTGGCAGCCTACGGCGTGACGGATTTCGGCCGCGCCAAGGACATGATCGATGCCGGCTACCGCGCCACGCGTGCCCTCGACCTGCGCCTGGCGCACCTGCGCCCCGCCGAACCGGTAGACCCGCAACTGACCGCCGCGCGCACGCCCGGCGAACGCACCCCGATCATTACCGCGATCAAGGTGGAAAACGACTCCAAAGTCAGCGACGACGTGATCCGCTATTACATCCGCCAGGAGCTGGGCGAACCGCTCAACCTCGGCCGCCTGCAATCGGACATGGGCACGCTGTACGGCTTGGACTACTTCGAGCAGGTGCAATACCGCGTGGTGAAAAAAGCCAAGGACAATACCCTGGTCATCAGCGCACGCGGCAAGCGCAGCGGCACCGACTACCTGCGCCTGGGGTTGAACCTGTCGGATGACATGCGCGGCGACAGCGCCTTCAACCTTGGCGCCAGCTATCGGATGAACGGCATCAACCGCCTCGGCGCCGAATGGCTGACGCGGGTGCAGATCGGTGATCGCCAGGAGCTGTACAGCGAGTTCTACCAACCGATGGACACGGGCTCACGCTACTTCGTCGCGCCCTATATCCGTGCCCAGGCGCAGAATGTCGAGCTGATCATGGACAACGACCCCATCTCGGAATATCGGCTGGAGCGCTACGGTTTCGGCTTGAACGTCGGGCGGCAGATCGGCAACAGCGGCGAGATTCGCTTTGGCGTGGGCGAAGCCTGGGGCAAGGCGGACGTGCGTATCGGCGACCGCGACCTGCCGAGCGTGAGTTTCAGTGAGGGCTTCTATGAGCTGAAATACTCGTTCGACTCTTTCGATAACGTGTACTTCCCGCACACCGGCGAAGACATCGCCCTGGCTTACCGTGAGTTCGAGCCGGGGCTGGGTTCCGACCAGCGCTACCGCCAATGGGAGTTCAAGCTGGACAAAGCCATGAGCCACGGCCCCGACACGCTGATCCTGGGCGGACGCTACGGACGCACCCTGGACAAATCCGACGTGGTGGTCTCCAGCTTCCTGCTGGGTGGCGCACGGCAATTGTCAGGCTTTCGCGAGGACGCGATCTCGGGCCAGAACGTCAGCCTGATGCGCGCGGTGTACTACCGCCGGCTGACACCGCGCTCGTACCTGCCGTTGGATTTCCCGTTGTACCTGGGAGCTTCGGTGGAACGGGGCCGGGCGTGGAACAACGATAACCAGTTCGACAGCGGGTATATCAACGCGGCGAGCGTTTTCCTGGGCTTTGATACACCGCTGGGGCCGTTGAATTTCAGTTATGGATTCAATGATGACAACCAGAAAGCGGTGTATCTGAACCTGGGCCAGACTTTCTGACACAACGCAGAATAAATGTGGGAGGGGGCTTGCTCCCGATAGCAGAGTATCTGTCAGCAATTCTGTAGCTGACCCACCGCTATCGGGAGCAAGCCCCCTCCCACATTTTTGATCTTCACTGAACCTGGAATCAGGACTTTTCCAGATTCGCCAGGATGTGCCCGTGCACGCGCATGCATACGCGCAAATCCTCTTCGTCCACCCCAACAAACAGTTCATGGCGCAACGCCGTGGCGATGGTCTCGATCTGGTCGATGAGGGGCCGAGCGGTGTCACACAACAGAATACGTTTGGCGCGGCGGTCTTCCACTACCGCCTGGCGTTGAACCAGGCCTTGGCCTTCCAGGCTGTCGAGCAGACGCGCCAGGGTCGGTCCTTCTACCCCGACACTTTGTGCCAGTTCACGCTGAGTCGGTGCTTCGGTAAAACGGGCCAGGTGCAGCAGCACCAGCCATCGCGCCTGGGACAAGCCCAGCCCCGCGAGACGGCGGTCCAGCTCGGCGCGCCAACCTCGGGACATTTGCGCCAACTGCATGCCAAATCGGTGTTGATCGGTTAACGGCATAAAAAACTCATGTTTTAGACTGAAAACAAAGTGTGGCTAATTATTAGTCAGCTAAGCATGAGCCATGCCAGTAGGCAAGGCCCCGTATGTACTGATTCGTTACATTGTCGTAATTGGCACACTAAATTTCGAATTCAGACTGCAAGGCAGCGCGTACGCAGTACAAAACGCCCTCGGGAACACGCCCGGTAAACAACGGCGTGATTTCCGCGACAGGTGGCAATTCGCCTTCCCCGTCGAGAAATGCATCCTGGATTTCACCAAGCAAATCTTCAGGCAAATCAAGAGCCTGCTCCAACGACAATTGCTGCTTGCCGATGGCTTCGGCCAGCAACGTGTACACGTTCTTTTCCGAGCATTGCAGCTGGCCGGCGATCTGGATCGGGGTCATGCCGGCGCGAGCCAGGCTGATCAGCTCGTGGCGAATATCGGCGATTTCCTTCGGTGCTTCGACCTGGCCGCCGAGTACTTCGAGGAATGCCTGGCCATAACGCTCCAGCTTGCGCGCGCCCACACCGCTGACCCTGGCCATCTCCGCCATGGTGGTGGGCTGCTCGCGAAGCATCTCCAGCAATGTAGAGTCAGGGAAGATGACATACGGCGGCACGCTGTGTTCCTGCGCCAGTTTGCGCCGCAGGGTACGCAAGGCTTCCCACTGTTCGCGCTCTTCGCCACGCACCAGCTGGCTGGCCTGGCTGGTGCTGCTCTTGGCGGTGGTCTGCGGCTTGAGGTCGCGGCGCAGCTCCAGGCTGACTTCGCCCTTGAGCAAAGGCCGGCAACTGTCGTTCAAGCGCAGGCCGCCGTAGCCTTCGATATCGATGTCGACCAGCCCGCGCGCGACCATCTGGCGGAACAGCGAGCGCCATTCGCCTTCGGCGCGGGCCTTGCCGACGCCATAGACCGAGAGTTTCTCGTGGCCAAAGCTGCGGATTTTTTCGTTGTCCTTGCCCAGCAACACATCCACCAGATGGCCCACGCCATAGCGCTGGCCGGTGCGGTAGATCGTCGACAATGCCTGGCGCGCCGGCTCGGTGGCGTCCCAGGTCTGCACACCGTCGATGCAGTTGTCGCAGTGGCCGCACGGTTGCGGCATGTCTTCGTCGAAATACGCCAGAAGCGTCTGGCGGCGGCAGCGGGTCTCTTCGCACAGCGAGAGCATGGCGTCGAGTTTGTGCTGCTCCAGGCGCTTGTGGCGCTCATCGCCTTCGGAGTTCTGCAGCATCTGCTTGAGCATCACCACATCTTGCAGGCCGTAGACCATCCAGGCATCCGCCGGCAGGCCGTCACGGCCGGCGCGGCCGGTTTCCTGGTAATAAGCCTCGAGGGACTTGGGCAGGTCCATGTGCGCCACGAAACGCACGTTGGATTTGTCGATCCCCATGCCGAAGGCGATGGTCGCCACCATGATCAGGCCTTCCTCGTTGAGAAAGCGCTTCTGGTGTGCCGAGCGCGTTTCATTGGGCAGGCCGGCGTGATAAGGCAGCGCCGGGTAGCCTTGTTCACAGAGGAACGCGGCGACTTCATCGACCTTCTTGCGTGACAGGCAATAGACGATACCCGCATCGCTGCGCCGCTCCGAGAGGAAGGCCAGCAACTGCTTGCGCGGCTGCTCCTTGGGCACGATGCGGTAGAAAATATTCGGCCGGTCGAAGCTCGACAGGAAGCGCTCGGCGTTCTGCAAATGCAGGCGCTCGACGATCTCTTCGCGGGTACGCTTGTCGGCGGTGGCGGTCAGGGCGATACGCGGCACATCAGGGAACAGCTCCGCCAGTTGGCCCAGCTGCAGGTACTCGCGGCGAAAATCGTGGCCCCACTGCGACACGCAGTGAGCTTCGTCGATGGCGAACAGGGCAATTTCCAGGCTCTGCAAGAACGCCAGCATGCGCGGCTGCACCAGCCGCTCCGGTGCCAGGTAAAGCATCTTCACTTCGCCGCGCTTGATCCGCGCCGCCAGGTCGCGCTGCTGCTCGGCACTCAGGGTGGAGTTCAAGGCAGCGGCGGCGACGCCGAGTTCTTCCAGGGTGGCGACCTGATCGTCCATCAATGCGATCAGCGGCGACACCACCACAGCCAGGCCATTGCGCAACAGCGCCGGCACCTGGAAGCACAACGATTTGCCGCCACCGGTCGGCATCAGGACCAGGGCATCGCCGCCATTGGCCACGCGCTCAATGATCGCACCCTGGCGGCCACGAAAACTGTCGTAGCCGAAGATGTCCTTGAGGACGCGTTGAGCCTGCTCGAGCATGTAAAACTCCAAAATGGTGCGCAAATCCCTCTGTACAGGCTGGCCGAAAAAACCCGCTTTCATGGAAAATAATCCGTAAGCGAAGTTTTCCCGGAGTGCTGCGTAGCCTGCAGGGGCATCACAAAACGCGGCAGTATACCCGAGCGTTCACCGGCAAAGGGCGCGACTGACGAATAGACCGCCTCTGTCTAAAACCGCGCAAAAATGCCGTGCGGCTGGCCTGGGCGCTCAAGAAAGCCTAGAATTCAGCATCGTTTATTCCCAAGGTAGCCCTTCAATGTCCTTCGCTGAGCAACTAACCCGCCTGCAAGCCTTCCTCGACGCCGATGAGCTGCATGACGAGGCGCTGGACTACGTGGCCGCCCACGGCTACCTGACCGCCCTGTCGATCTGCTCCGAAGACGTGCCCGAGCGTGAATGGATCGACGCGCTGTTCGCCGAAGAGCCTCACTACGCCGACGACGCCCAGCGCGAAGAAATCGAAGCCACCCTGCTGGCCCTCAAGGCCCACATCGGTCGCCAACTGGCCTCCGATGAAGAATTCGAGCTGCCTTGCGAGCTGGACCTGGGTGAAGACCCGGACGACTCCGACCTTCGCGGCTGGTGCATCGGTTTCATGGAAGGCGTATTCCTGCGCGAAGCCGCCTGGTTCGAAACCGCCGAGGAAGAAGTCAGCGAAATGCTGCTGCCGATCATGGTCGGTTCGGGCCTGTTCGACGACCAGCCGGAGTTTTCCGATATCGCCGCCGACGCCAACCTGATGGACGATATGATCGTGCAGATCCCCGAAGCCCTCACCGCGCTGTACCTGCTGTGCAACGCGCCTGACGAAAAACCGGCGATCCTCAAGCCACGTCACCACTGAGTCGCTTGCCCGTGGACCCCATGGGCAAGCGTTCGCCGCTCCTGCGTTACGCATTGCTGGCCATCGGCTTGCTGAGCGTAGCGCTTGGGGTGATCGGCATTTTCCTGCCGGTATTGCCGACTACCCCCTTTCTACTGCTGGCTGCCGCCTGCTTTGCTCGAAGCTCCCCGCGTTTCTACCATTGGCTGGTGGACCACCCGCGCCTGGGCCCCTGGATTCGTGATTACCTCGACGGTAACGGTATCCCGCTCAAGGGCAAGGTCTACGCCATCGGCTTGATGTGGCTGAGCATCGCCATTTCCTGCTACCTGGTGCCATTGCCGTGGGCACGCGGCTTCATGCTGACCAGCGCGGTGCTGGTGACGATTTACATCCTGCGCCAGAAAACCCTGCCCCCTCGCTGAACACACCTGCGACATTCGCCCTCACACGACCTTGGTCGACACTGACTAACCCCGGGCATCATGCGAGACTGTCCAACCGGGCCCGGAATGCCCGGTGTTTCTATGCTCGGAGTTACCATGACGCTGTCCAGCGGGCTGATCGCCGCCGTTGCCCTGGCCTATATGGCCATCATGTTTGCCATCGCCTTTTACGGTGACCGTCGCCATGCGCCGCTGCCGCCGCGCGTGCGTGCGTGGGTCTATAGCCTGTCGCTCGCCGTGTATTGCACCAGCTGGACCTTCTTCGGCGCCGTAGGCCAGGCTGCCGAACAGCTCTGGGCGTTCTTGCCGATCTACCTGGGACCGGTGCTGTTGCTGGTGCTGGCGCCCTGGGTGCTGCAGAAGATGATTCTGATCAGCAAGCAGGAAAACATCACCTCCATCGCCGACTTTATCGCCGCGCGCTACGGCAAATCCCAATCCCTGGCGGTCGTGGTCGCGTTGATCTGCCTGGTTGGCGTATTGCCCTATATCGCCCTGCAGCTCAAGGGCATCGTGCTCGGCGTGAACCTGTTGATCGGCTCCGGGCCCGACACCACGGGCACCCGGGCCCAGGACACCGCGCTGATTGTGTCGCTGGTGCTGGCGCTGTTCACCATCGTGTTTGGTACGCGCAACCTCGACGCCACCGAACACCACCGGGGCATGGTGCTGGCGATTGCCTTTGAATCCTTGGTCAAGCTGTTCGCGTTTCTGGCGGTCGGTGCGTTTGTGACCTACGGGCTGTACGACGGTTTCGGCGATCTGTTCAGCCAGGCGATGCTTGCACCGCGCCTGGAGGAATATTGGAAAGAGACCATCAATTGGCCGTCGATGGTGGTGCAGACCGGCGTCGCGATGATGGCGATCATCTGCCTGCCCCGGCAATTTCATGTGACGGTAGTGGAGAATATCGACCCGCAGGATTTGCGCCTGGCCAAATGGGTGTTCCCGGCGTATTTGATCCTCGCCGCGCTGTTCGTGGTGCCCATCGCCCTGGGCGGCAAGATGCTGTTGCCCGGTTCGGTGCTGCCGGACTCCTACGTGATCAGCCTGCCGATGGCCGAAGCCCACCCGGCCCTCGCGGTACTCGCGTTCATCGGCGGTGCCTCGGCGGCCACCGGCATGGTGATCGTGGCTAGCATCGCCTTGTCGACCATGGTCTCCAACGACATGCTGCTGCCCTGGCTGCTGCGCCGCTCCAGCGCCGAACGGCCCTTTGAAGTGTTCCGCCATTGGATGCTGTCGGTGCGCCGGGTCAGCATCGTGATCATCCTGTTGCTGGCCTATGTGAGTTACCGGCTGCTGGGCTCCACCGCAAGCCTGGCGACCATCGGCCAGATCGCCTTTGCCGCCGTGACCCAGCTGGCACCGGCGATGCTCGGCGCGCTCTACTGGAAGCAGGCCAACCGGCGCGGGGTTTTTGCGGGCTTGGCGGCGGGTACCTTCCTGTGGTTCTACACCCTGGTCCTACCGGTTACCGCGAAAAGCCTGGGCTGGTCGCTGAGCCTTTTCCCCGGCCTGACCTGGATGCACTCGCACCCGTTCGGGTTTTCCGTGACCTCACTGACCTTGGGCACCGTATTCTCGCTTGCCGGTAATTTCACGCTGTTCGTGTGGGTGTCGATGCTGTCGCGCACGCGGGTGTCCGAGCATTGGCAGGCCGGCCGCTTCATCGGCCAGGAAACCAGCCAGCGCACCAGCACCCGTTCCATGTTGTCGGTACAGATCAGCGACCTGCTCAGCTTGTCCGCACGCTTTGTCGGCGAAGAACGGGCGCAGCAGAGCTTCATCCGTTTCGCCTATCGCCAGGGCAAAGGCTTCAACCCCAACCAGAATGCCGACAACGACTGGATCGCCCACACCGAGCGTTTGCTGGCGGGCGTGCTCGGTGCGTCCTCGACGCGAGCAGTGGTGAAAGCGGCGATTGAAGGGCGGGAAATGCAGCTGGAGGACGTAGTCCGCATCGCCGACGAAGCGTCCGAGGTGCTGCAGTTCAACCGCGCCCTGCTGCAAGGCGCGATCGAGAACATCACCCAGGGCATCAGCGTGGTCGACCAGTCGCTCAAGCTGGTGGCCTGGAACCGACGCTACCTGGAGCTGTTCAACTACCCCGACGGTTTGATCAGTGTCGGCCGGCCGATTGCCGACATTATTCGCTACAACGCCGAGCGCGGCCTGTGTGGCCCCGGTGAAGCCCAAGTGCATGTGGCGCGACGCCTGCACTGGATGCGCCAGGGCCGTGCGCATACCTCCGAGCGCCTGTTCCCCAACGGGCGCGTGATCGAGCTGATCGGCAATCCGATGCCCGGTGGCGGTTTCGTCATGAGTTTCACCGACATCACCGCGTTCCGCGAAGCCGCACAAGCGCTGACCGAGGCCAATGAAGGCCTGGAACAACGGGTGACCGAGCGCACCCATGAACTGTCGCAACTCAACGTCGCGCTGACCGAGGCCAAGGGCGTGGCCGAGTCCGCCAGCCAGTCGAAGACCCGTTTTCTGGCGGCCGTCAGCCATGACCTGATGCAACCGCTGAACGCCGCGCGGCTGTTCTCCGCCGCCCTTTCCCACCAGCATGAAGGCCTCTCGAGCGAGGCCCGGCAACTGGTGCAGCACCTGGACAGTTCACTGCGCTCGGCCGAGGACTTGATCAGCGACTTGCTGGATATCTCGCGCCTGGAAAACGGCAAGATCAATCCCCAACGCCAGCCGTTTGTCCTCAACGAGTTATTCGACACCCTGGGCGCCGAATTCAAGGCACTCGCCCATGAACAGGGCTTGCGCTTCCGTTTGCGCGGCAGTCGCCTGCGGGTGGACAGCGACATCAAATTGTTACGACGAATCCTGCAGAATTTCCTGACCAACGCCTTCCGCTATGCCGATGGCCCGGTGCTGCTGGGCGTGCGTCGGCGCCAGGGCCATTTGTGCCTGGAGGTCTGGGACCGTGGCCCTGGCATCCCGCCGGATAAACAGAAAGTGATTTTCGAAGAGTTCAAGCGCCTCGACAGCCACCAGACCCGCGCCGAAAAAGGCCTGGGCCTGGGCTTGGCGATCGCCGACGGCCTGTGCCGCGTGCTGGGCCACCGCCTGAACGTACGCTCATGGCCGGGCAAAGGCAGCGTGTTCAGCGTGCGTGTGCCGCTGGCGCGCAGCCAGGTCAGCCCGCAGCCGAAGGCCACCGTAGAAAACGGTGTGCCCTTGAGCGGCGCACGGGTGCTGTGTGTGGACAACGAGGAAAGTATCCTGATCGGCATGCGCAGCCTGCTTACGCGCTGGGGCTGCGAAGTCTGGACCGCTACCGGCCAGGCCGAGTGCGCGGCCCTGTTGGCCGACGGCATGCGCCCGCAACTGGCGCTGGTGGATTATCACCTGGACCACGGCGAAACCGGCACCGAACTGATGAGTTGGCTGCGGGCGCAATTGGCCGAGCCGATTCCCGGCGTGGTGATCAGTGCAGACGGGCGCCCGGAAATGGTGGCGCAGGTGCATGGAGCGGGGCTGGATTACCTGGCCAAGCCAGTGAAGCCGGCGGCATTGCGGGCGCTGCTAAGTAGGCACCTGCCTCTGTAGGCGGGATGTACTCGGTAAAAAATGTGGGAGGGGGCTTGCTCCCGATAGCTGTGCATCAGCAATGGATTTGTTGACTGACACACTGCAATCGGGGGCAAGCCCCCTCCCACATTTTGATCATGTTTATTCAGGGGAATGCGCTACGCCATCCGAATCGGTCATCGCGCGCTCGAGCAAATCCGCCGGCAGGCTTTTGCTGGCGCGCGCGCCCAGCAGGCGCAGTTGCTCGGTGCGGCTGACCAGATTCCCGCGTCCATCGGTCAGCTTGTTACGCGCCGCGCTGTAAGCCTTGTCCAGCTGCTGCAAGCGGTTACCCACTTCGTCCAGATCCTGGATAAACAACACGAACTTGTCATACAGCCAACCGGCGCGCTCGGCAATTTCCCGGGCGTTCTGGCTCTGGCGTTCCTGCTTCCACAGGCTGTCGATCACCCGCAGGGTGGCGAGCAAGGTGGTGGGGCTGACAATCACGATATGACGGTCGAAGGCTTCCTGGAACAGGTTCGGCTCGGCTTGCAGCGCTGCGGAAAACGCCGCCTCAATCGGCACGAACAGCAGCACGAAATCCAGGCTGTGCAAACCTTCCAGGCGCTTGTAATCCTTGCTGGCCAAACCTTTGACGTGATTGCGCAAGGACAGCACATGCTGCTTCAACGCCGCCTGGCCAATCACTTCGTCATCCGCAGCAACGTACTGCTGATAGGCGGTCAGGCTGACCTTGGAGTCCACCACCACCTGC carries:
- a CDS encoding YecA family protein, which gives rise to MSFAEQLTRLQAFLDADELHDEALDYVAAHGYLTALSICSEDVPEREWIDALFAEEPHYADDAQREEIEATLLALKAHIGRQLASDEEFELPCELDLGEDPDDSDLRGWCIGFMEGVFLREAAWFETAEEEVSEMLLPIMVGSGLFDDQPEFSDIAADANLMDDMIVQIPEALTALYLLCNAPDEKPAILKPRHH
- a CDS encoding AraC family transcriptional regulator is translated as MSPSLTLRQYTDAPIAHSHDHAQLVFGLSGRLDFEVDGCGNQVQESSVMILPFAAHHACGSREGSRCLVLDVPTEHWLLQTLGDHADASRRLLDRPARLALDSRQHQLVQWLAGSPIHDPVIAQQGALLLLASLNHPQAMPPPGRRLPYAAFNAHIERHAAHPLHVADLARIACLSVARLHARFMVECGQTPMDYVRNQRLQMALTLLRETPLPVGEIAARVGYRSQSAFAAAMLREFGASPGTMRRTS
- a CDS encoding MarR family transcriptional regulator; its protein translation is MPLTDQHRFGMQLAQMSRGWRAELDRRLAGLGLSQARWLVLLHLARFTEAPTQRELAQSVGVEGPTLARLLDSLEGQGLVQRQAVVEDRRAKRILLCDTARPLIDQIETIATALRHELFVGVDEEDLRVCMRVHGHILANLEKS
- a CDS encoding SelT/SelW/SelH family protein — protein: MSASKPEIVITYCTQCQWLLRAAWLAQELLSTFAEDLAKVSLAPSTGGAFRITCDNVQIWERKADGGFPEAKVLKQRVRDQIDPQRDLGHNDRTP
- a CDS encoding DMT family transporter; protein product: MTPRSALGALHIGALMFGLTGVFGKLAAASPSIIVFGRAAFAVIALAVFARFASNAPWRNLQMRDWRRLLVSGVLLAAHWVTFFIAVKVAGVAVATLGFAAFPAFTVILEGLIFRERIRANEMVLVALVSIGLVLVTPDFNLASDATGGLLWGIASGLLFALLSLNNRASSGRIPAVQAALCQNVVVAVCLLPVAAPGLADVRALDWLWIGLLGVFCTGLAHSLFVASLAVIKARTASVVFAMEPVYGITVAWLLFAETPTLRMLLGGALIIVAIVLSGLMGSASQAKPPAAA
- a CDS encoding YbaN family protein — protein: MGKRSPLLRYALLAIGLLSVALGVIGIFLPVLPTTPFLLLAAACFARSSPRFYHWLVDHPRLGPWIRDYLDGNGIPLKGKVYAIGLMWLSIAISCYLVPLPWARGFMLTSAVLVTIYILRQKTLPPR
- the recQ gene encoding DNA helicase RecQ, which encodes MLEQAQRVLKDIFGYDSFRGRQGAIIERVANGGDALVLMPTGGGKSLCFQVPALLRNGLAVVVSPLIALMDDQVATLEELGVAAAALNSTLSAEQQRDLAARIKRGEVKMLYLAPERLVQPRMLAFLQSLEIALFAIDEAHCVSQWGHDFRREYLQLGQLAELFPDVPRIALTATADKRTREEIVERLHLQNAERFLSSFDRPNIFYRIVPKEQPRKQLLAFLSERRSDAGIVYCLSRKKVDEVAAFLCEQGYPALPYHAGLPNETRSAHQKRFLNEEGLIMVATIAFGMGIDKSNVRFVAHMDLPKSLEAYYQETGRAGRDGLPADAWMVYGLQDVVMLKQMLQNSEGDERHKRLEQHKLDAMLSLCEETRCRRQTLLAYFDEDMPQPCGHCDNCIDGVQTWDATEPARQALSTIYRTGQRYGVGHLVDVLLGKDNEKIRSFGHEKLSVYGVGKARAEGEWRSLFRQMVARGLVDIDIEGYGGLRLNDSCRPLLKGEVSLELRRDLKPQTTAKSSTSQASQLVRGEEREQWEALRTLRRKLAQEHSVPPYVIFPDSTLLEMLREQPTTMAEMARVSGVGARKLERYGQAFLEVLGGQVEAPKEIADIRHELISLARAGMTPIQIAGQLQCSEKNVYTLLAEAIGKQQLSLEQALDLPEDLLGEIQDAFLDGEGELPPVAEITPLFTGRVPEGVLYCVRAALQSEFEI
- a CDS encoding patatin-like phospholipase family protein; this encodes MRRLLSCLFLCLLPLLADAVESPRPKIGLVLSGGAARGLAHIGVLKALEEQGIQVDAIAGTSMGAVIGGLYASGYKIDELEKLALNIDWQQALSDAPPREDVPFRRKQDDRDFLVKQKLSFRDDGSLGLPLGVIQGQNLALLLESMFAHSSNTRNFDKLPIPFRAVATDITTGEKVVFSKGHLPQVIRASMSIPAVFAPVELDGRLLVDGGMTDNIPLDVAREMGVDIAIVVDIGTPLRSRKQLATVVDVLNQSITLMTRRNSEEQLKALHPRDVLIQPSLAAYGVTDFGRAKDMIDAGYRATRALDLRLAHLRPAEPVDPQLTAARTPGERTPIITAIKVENDSKVSDDVIRYYIRQELGEPLNLGRLQSDMGTLYGLDYFEQVQYRVVKKAKDNTLVISARGKRSGTDYLRLGLNLSDDMRGDSAFNLGASYRMNGINRLGAEWLTRVQIGDRQELYSEFYQPMDTGSRYFVAPYIRAQAQNVELIMDNDPISEYRLERYGFGLNVGRQIGNSGEIRFGVGEAWGKADVRIGDRDLPSVSFSEGFYELKYSFDSFDNVYFPHTGEDIALAYREFEPGLGSDQRYRQWEFKLDKAMSHGPDTLILGGRYGRTLDKSDVVVSSFLLGGARQLSGFREDAISGQNVSLMRAVYYRRLTPRSYLPLDFPLYLGASVERGRAWNNDNQFDSGYINAASVFLGFDTPLGPLNFSYGFNDDNQKAVYLNLGQTF